One genomic segment of Clostridium estertheticum subsp. estertheticum includes these proteins:
- a CDS encoding FtsX-like permease family protein — MNFREFATKNVYRNIKGYFAYFLSSSISATLLFSFTMIIFHPDFVVLKLPNSITNTLYVTTVIAYLFLCFFVFYSVSVFLKSRYKEFGILYIIGSSKKQIQKMINIENIIISSVSGVVGIIVGIVFSKILLAASGKLLGLNALGFYIPVKAMIITLIAFILIGIVISIFCSLVIKEDMVLKLLKGTKKPKLEPKSSAIFSIICIVLLTIGYYLSITSTEKTLPYRIIPVTIMVVIATYLLFSQLSVFVLKVLKRNRDFYMKKTTVLWVSNLLYRIKDNTRMFFLITITSTVALSSIGSVYAYWRDKETQINKSFPQSFFCVDTYNNKTKVDYKIDFIENSLKKEEISYTTVNGEMKFIIPNGVKDEVTIIKEDTYNKLARALSLNTIDLKENEAMLVSYLDKNKRKNIILDETKLQIARGSDSCVIPALYDSSYVVKDDVYEKMKGPRCYFGAFNVNNYKDTLSIGNNFYNNFGNDKGDKYYNNFLKAYILEKNKIAYGVLLFSAIFIGLIFFVTTASFLYNKCYMDLIEDKKKYKQLNKIGLTYKEIKKVLNIEIGVLFLLPYIIAVVHFFFAISSLKCAFGIEITVPALQVIGIMLIVQIIYFLIIRKNYLFEIRKSLL, encoded by the coding sequence ATGAATTTTAGAGAGTTTGCCACTAAAAATGTGTATAGAAATATAAAAGGGTATTTCGCTTATTTTTTAAGCAGCAGCATATCTGCAACACTATTATTTTCTTTTACTATGATTATTTTCCATCCTGACTTCGTGGTGCTTAAATTACCTAATAGTATAACAAATACACTTTATGTTACTACTGTAATTGCATATTTGTTTTTATGTTTCTTTGTATTTTATTCAGTAAGTGTTTTTCTCAAAAGTAGATATAAAGAATTTGGAATACTTTATATAATAGGTTCATCAAAAAAACAAATACAGAAAATGATAAATATTGAAAATATAATAATTAGTTCAGTATCGGGAGTAGTAGGGATTATAGTAGGAATAGTATTTTCAAAAATACTTTTAGCAGCTAGCGGAAAGTTATTAGGCCTTAATGCACTAGGATTTTATATTCCAGTAAAAGCTATGATTATTACTTTAATTGCATTTATATTAATAGGGATAGTAATTTCAATATTTTGTTCATTGGTTATAAAAGAAGATATGGTTCTAAAATTACTTAAAGGAACTAAAAAACCAAAACTAGAACCAAAATCATCAGCTATTTTTTCTATTATATGTATAGTATTGCTTACTATCGGATATTATCTATCAATTACATCAACTGAAAAGACACTACCCTATAGAATAATACCTGTAACAATAATGGTTGTTATAGCAACCTATTTATTATTTTCTCAATTAAGTGTATTTGTACTTAAGGTACTTAAGAGAAACAGAGATTTTTATATGAAGAAAACTACAGTATTATGGGTTTCAAATTTGTTATATAGAATAAAGGATAATACAAGAATGTTTTTCTTAATTACAATAACTTCAACAGTTGCTCTTTCATCAATAGGGTCAGTATATGCTTATTGGAGAGATAAAGAGACCCAGATAAATAAAAGTTTCCCACAATCATTTTTCTGTGTTGATACCTATAATAATAAAACTAAAGTTGATTACAAAATTGATTTTATAGAAAATTCATTGAAAAAGGAAGAAATATCTTATACTACAGTTAATGGCGAAATGAAGTTTATTATACCTAATGGTGTTAAAGATGAAGTGACTATAATTAAAGAAGATACTTATAACAAATTAGCAAGAGCATTATCTCTAAACACTATTGATTTAAAAGAAAATGAGGCCATGTTAGTCTCGTATTTAGATAAAAATAAAAGAAAAAATATTATTCTAGATGAAACAAAATTACAAATTGCTAGGGGGAGTGATAGTTGCGTAATTCCAGCATTATATGATAGCTCATATGTGGTTAAAGATGATGTATATGAAAAAATGAAGGGGCCTAGGTGTTACTTCGGAGCATTTAATGTAAATAATTATAAGGATACATTAAGCATAGGTAATAATTTTTATAATAATTTTGGAAATGATAAAGGTGATAAATATTATAATAATTTTCTAAAGGCTTATATATTAGAAAAGAATAAAATAGCCTATGGGGTACTTTTGTTTAGTGCAATATTTATAGGACTTATATTTTTTGTAACAACAGCAAGTTTCTTATATAACAAGTGTTACATGGATCTTATAGAGGATAAGAAGAAATATAAACAATTGAATAAAATAGGATTAACATATAAAGAAATAAAAAAGGTATTAAATATTGAAATAGGGGTATTATTTTTACTCCCATATATAATTGCTGTTGTACATTTTTTCTTTGCTATTAGTTCATTAAAATGTGCTTTTGGAATTGAGATAACTGTACCCGCATTACAGGTCATAGGAATTATGTTGATTGTTCAAATTATATATTTTCTTATTATAAGAAAAAACTATTTATTTGAGATTAGAAAAAGTTTATTATAA
- a CDS encoding ABC transporter ATP-binding protein — translation MEIMKVKNLSKIYGQKVTFSAVDNISFTIDEGEFVGVMGPSGSGKTTLLNMISTVDKPTSGEIRINDIDPLKLKGDDLALFRRRELGFVFQDFNLLDTLTVGENIVLPLTLDGVPVKKQDDELNRILKILRIEKLINKRTFEISGGEAQRTAIARALIHNPTLLLADEPTGNLDSRAAKNVMELFEKINKDEKVTMMMVTHDAFSASYCNKILFIKDGTIYNEIYKGDSRKQFYQEIIDVLALMGGEN, via the coding sequence ATGGAAATTATGAAAGTAAAGAATTTAAGCAAGATATATGGTCAAAAAGTAACATTCAGTGCAGTGGATAATATAAGTTTCACAATTGACGAAGGTGAATTTGTAGGGGTAATGGGGCCATCCGGAAGTGGTAAGACAACCCTGTTAAATATGATTTCAACAGTAGATAAGCCTACATCTGGAGAAATTAGAATAAATGATATAGATCCTTTAAAGCTTAAAGGTGATGATCTTGCCTTATTTAGAAGGAGAGAATTAGGATTTGTATTTCAAGATTTCAACCTGTTAGATACTTTAACTGTTGGTGAAAATATAGTACTTCCACTTACATTAGATGGAGTGCCAGTTAAAAAACAGGATGATGAACTTAATAGAATATTAAAGATACTTAGAATAGAAAAACTAATTAATAAGAGAACTTTTGAAATATCAGGAGGAGAAGCCCAAAGGACAGCTATTGCAAGAGCTTTAATACATAACCCTACGTTGCTGCTGGCTGATGAGCCAACAGGTAATTTGGATTCAAGAGCTGCTAAAAATGTAATGGAATTATTTGAAAAAATAAATAAAGATGAAAAAGTAACTATGATGATGGTTACTCACGATGCATTTTCAGCAAGTTATTGTAATAAAATTCTCTTTATAAAAGATGGAACTATATATAATGAAATTTATAAGGGAGATAGCAGAAAACAATTTTACCAGGAAATTATTGATGTGCTTGCGTTAATGGGAGGAGAGAACTAA
- a CDS encoding undecaprenyl-diphosphate phosphatase: MNIIFILKSIIIAIVEGITEFIPVSSTGHMILIGWAISFQGEFAKMFEVVIQLGAIMAVVVLYWHKVKESVIEFFKFIFTRGKEGKKGFKFGVNVITASIPMGIVGVVLYKKIKTLFTPEAVIVGFIVGGLLLLIVEKKFGARNHKVDNLDNITTMQSFKVGLLQLLCVWPGMSRSASTIMGGWIAGLSTPIAAEFSFFIAIPAMIGATGKDLFEYDYSTMTLSLWIALIVGFVVAFIVALIVMRKFVEYLKKKPMKVFAIYRIVVGILLGVLVLTNIITLT; this comes from the coding sequence ATCAATATAATATTTATATTAAAATCAATCATAATCGCAATAGTAGAAGGGATAACTGAATTTATACCCGTATCTTCTACAGGACACATGATATTAATTGGATGGGCAATTAGCTTTCAAGGCGAATTTGCAAAAATGTTTGAAGTTGTAATTCAACTTGGAGCAATAATGGCCGTTGTTGTTTTGTATTGGCATAAGGTTAAAGAAAGCGTAATAGAATTTTTTAAGTTTATATTCACTAGAGGAAAAGAAGGAAAGAAAGGATTCAAATTTGGTGTAAATGTTATTACAGCATCTATTCCAATGGGAATTGTAGGTGTAGTATTATATAAAAAGATAAAAACATTATTTACTCCAGAAGCTGTTATAGTTGGATTTATAGTTGGTGGACTATTGTTACTAATAGTTGAAAAAAAATTCGGCGCTAGAAACCATAAGGTAGATAATTTAGATAACATAACCACTATGCAATCATTCAAAGTTGGATTATTGCAACTTCTTTGTGTGTGGCCAGGAATGTCAAGAAGTGCGTCTACAATTATGGGTGGATGGATTGCTGGATTATCAACCCCAATAGCAGCAGAGTTTTCCTTTTTTATAGCGATTCCAGCTATGATAGGAGCAACAGGCAAGGACTTATTTGAATATGATTATTCTACAATGACGTTATCATTATGGATTGCATTAATAGTTGGATTTGTTGTGGCATTTATAGTAGCTTTAATAGTTATGAGGAAATTTGTTGAATACTTAAAAAAGAAGCCAATGAAAGTATTTGCAATATATAGAATAGTAGTAGGTATTTTACTTGGTGTACTAGTATTAACTAATATTATCACTTTAACATAA